The genomic segment TCAGCTTGAGGCACCAAATACTCTTATTATTCTGGGCATTTGGTGATAATTAGTGGTCTATTTGGTATTTTTAACTGGTGTTTAATTCTGTCATTATTGTTTccatttttcctttccctttcatgCTGCAAAGTTTGATGTTTGtggaacaccccccccacacacacacacacacacacctcactaTATTAACATATTAGAATAATTTGGGTTACTGCTATGTTGATCTCGTGAAATAAATATCTCCCCCAAATTTCATTTATGAAGTGGTTTGAAAGCATTGTATTTAAGGGGTATTTAAGTCCAGTTTAAAAGTTGCATCCATAATGGATGCCCAGTAGGACAGATGCAATCTGTTGGCAGGACAGGAAGATATACAGTACagtcctaaacagttacacccaATCTATGCCAATTGATATCAAAGGACATGGAAGGATATAACTGTTTAGAGTCACATTGCTGATCTGGTTTCCCTAATACACATCCTGTACTTGGTGAAGAGGCCCCCAAAAGAGCctatagagagccagcatggtgtagtggttaagaggagcagactctaatctggagaactggattggaTTCTCCaaacctcctccacatgaagcctgctgggtgatattgagctagtcacagttctctgagaattCTCTCcactccacctatctcacaagagGAGAttaagggaaggaggttgtaagccacATTGTGGCTCCTTAGggcagaaaaaagcagggtataaaaacaactctccttctatAACCTTTCCCCCCATTCTTGTTTTCTGTCTGTGTCCAAATGCAGACTGTTCCAAGCtacttgtttatttataattcagtttATAGCCTGCCATTCTCACATAGTCATAGCAGTCAGCTTCTGTATATTGGTGGTGGTTCTCATCAAGTTCTGTAGAGTAATCTTAAGAGATGTGGAAAGTCATGTTTTAAGGTTCCAGGTTCTATTTCAAAAGTTAATGCTAATTTGTTCTGAAATTGTTGTGCTTTGCAGACAAATGACTGTTACTTCTGGGAATCAGTTTGTGGAGTGCCAGGAGTGTCATAATCTCTACCACCAAGATTGCCATAAACCTCAGGTGACGGACAAGGAGGTGAATGATCCTCGCCTCGTGTGGTACTGTGCCCGATGCATCAGGCAAATGAAAAAGATGGTAAGAGGTGGTTTGTTGGGGTTGTTTATtactttttaattatatttttagcctgccattcCCCTAAAAGCAGGGTGCCTCGTAAAAGCACATGGTTTAAAATTGCAAAATAGAAATACAATCTTAGCCATTAAATTTCCATTAAATCCAAAACATATATAACTTCTTtgctggatatatatatataacttcttTGCCTTACtcagggagagaggagagacagcATGATACACTGTCATATCCTAGGgcaaggatagtcaaactgcggccctccagatgtccatggactacaattcccatgagcccctgccagcatttgctggggcctcaaccataggtctggtggaacagctccagcTTGATATTTACAGAGAGTACTTAAAGAGGGGAGCTCTTCCTTGGAAGTGTAGAGTGGGCACTACAGTGAAGAGGTTGGGTACTTAACATTGCCTGTATCACACACATGCTCAGGACCTGCAAGGAATTGCAGAGACAGGGAGATATTTCTTTCTTCCTTGAGAACCTTCCACTGCTAGCtatgccttcctcttcctcctcgatGATTGTCAGCAGATTCACAATGATACCTGGGAGAATAATTGCTGCTCTGTCCCTGTGTCCCTTCTACTCACAGAGTAGAATCCTCTCAGGTTTGCAGAGCCTGACGTCTTAGTCATGGCCAGGATGTGTTGGtatattttaattgctgttaTACTTTTGAATGTAATGGCATAAACATTTGGCCTGTTATCCAGGAACCTCCAGTTAATTCATCTTCTAAAAGTCAAGGAAAGTCATCAAGAACAGGAACAAGTAACTTGGCGAGACAAAGCTGATATCAGGACTTAACTGCATTGAATTTGTTTATTGCAAGTTAACATTTTGAAAaggattggaaaaatattgggctAGGTTTTGTAAAAATCAAGTAATACCCACAGTAAACTGGGTTCTTTTGTTGCATTTCTTTTCATGTGAGCTGCCTTAATAATCTGCAAGGTGTACGATTTCTGCAGTAGTAACTGATGAACGGTAGTTGATTAGTAGAAGCATTGTTTTAGTAGATTAAGTTCTgaattaacttttaaaatcatGGTATTTTGAAGGTATCTTTGTCCAGAACAGGTAACTATTTGAAATTGCTATACTTAAACTTTGAAGATGATATTTGACTACGCCAGTATTAAGACCTACTTACGAGACTTGAATTCTGACTTCCTGTATTTTTCTCAAATGAATATTTCTACTCTCCCCCTTGATTCCTCATTTCCGAGTGCTACTTGTTAGAGTGTTTAACAGATAAATTATTTGTTTTGTGGGAATGTATTATTAAAGTGGGAATGTATTATGTAATTTACACAGGCTCAGAAAACACAGAAGCCTTCTCAGAAGCCAGCCCCTGCTGTAGTTTCAGTAGCTCCAGCTGTGAAAGATTCACTGACAAAGAAGCCAGAAATTAAGCTAAAGTTGGACACCACAACAACCTTCTTAGCATTTAAGAGGACAGAGGTCAAGGTGCTGTATATAAACTGTCATGTGgggaaaatgcatttattttttctATATTTTGATTACATGATATTCTCATTTATTGTGAAAAATTGGGtcccccaattaaaataaaaaatcaaaacaCACTCCATTATGCCAGTCAATCTGAGCAgtataatatttaaatacaaattctccttaatttaaaaaaaatcattttgtatcTGGTGTTTTAATTGATATATGAAATATAGTTTCACacagaaaatagatgcatttcTTAGTTTCCGTAACCTGTAGAACTGTTGTGTCTATAAGGCTTCATCTGGTAAATCAGTTTGATAGTTTGCTGTGGATAGTTCCAGCACCAGGTGCAGATTCTGAGTCCTCCTGATGAAGCCTGCATAGCGGAACTCATAGGGACTTTGTAAAATACATTTCTTGCTTATCACCTGCAATTTtttagtttttgttttctggatgcAGCCAGCCTTATTCTTTGGAACTGACACTTGGAATTTTTTTTGTAATTcacattgattcccccccccccccagttgttacTGGAAGAATAGGTATAATGAGAAATGAAAGGCCATACCTGCTGTTGGTTATACTGGCCTGTACTTAGAAAGGACTTTCTGTTGCTAATGTGGAATTTGCTTGTATTTCAGACCTCTGCTGCTGTTTCTGGCAACAACTCCAATGCTAGTGTTTCCTCTTCCACCAGTGGCCTTACCGGGTGGGCTGCATTTGCGGCAAAAACATCCTCTGCTGGTCCATCAACAACTAAGATAGGATCTACGGCGCAGAGCACCAGTGGCAAGCCGACAGCAGCCTCCAAtaaccagaaacctgtgggtttGTCCGGGTTGGCAACAGCTAAAGTGGGACTGGGGTCCAAAATAACATCTCCTAGCAGTAGCACAGCCCCCGTTCAGTTGAAGCCCCTGCCACCTTTGACCTTGGGGAAAACCGGTCTTTGCCGTTCAGTTAGCAGCGATAACGTCAGCAAAGTAGGACTCCTGAATTCGAGCAGTTccgctcccagcagcagcagcagcagcagcagccaaaccGCTAGTGGAATCGGAAGCGGTGGgacagcagcaggcagcagcgGAAGTAGCACCAGCAAGTCAAGCACAGAGTCTGGGGGTCCGTTGCCATCTGTGAAGGGTCCCACTTCTCAAGAGTCACAGCTCAATGCTATGAAGAGGTTACAGATGGTCAAGAAGAAAGCAGCTCAAAGAAAATTAAAGAAGTAATAGAATCATGTCTTCAAACCGATTGGGCTGAATTAATAAAGTCAGATAGCATTAATCTCAGCAAGAGGGAGGCAAGTACAGGCTGTGGCTTATTCCCCAGTAATTCCATATGTCTAGCATTTGTTTAGGCTTCTGCGCACCCAACTGGCAATGGCAGAAAGCTTCACAGCGTCCTTAAGAAAATAACAGCAAGTTGAAACTTTTCTTTCTGCCGAAAGCTAGTATGGAAATGTGTCGTTTATCAAAACCTACTCTTAAGTAGTTCTGGTGCTTACAGGCCCAAAATCAGTTTACAAGaaagattaaaaaatatttatactaatgATGATAGACCATATTTACTCAAAAGAAACCCTGAATGCAGGATGAACCCCCTTCGCAATACAAAGAGAAGGGTATACATAAAAGCAGATGACTCTGAATTAAAATAATTCCTTGCAAAAAAGGTAGCAGTATAAACAACATTACTTCTGCTTTGTTTTAGCAGCTGGCTCTGGCAaccccatagtgttttcaaggcaggacatgttcagagatagtttgccattgcctgctctatgtagcaaccctggactttctgggTAGTCTGTTATCCAggttctaaccagggctgaccttgcctTGCTAACAAGATTTAGGCTGGTCTGAGCTGTCCAGGACAGGACATGCAGACTAATCAGTATACAATGAACAGAGAAGAACTGGGAAAGTGCCTTTGTCTTCCCTGTTCCTTAAAATTCCAGACTTGAATACTTATGGTTATTTCCAAATATTCCCAGAAATTGACACTCAGTATTCTTAAAGACCACAAATACCACCCAGACACCTGACTCTGCCCTCCAAAATACGGACAGGGAATTTTTCAGATAAATCTTTGGACCAGAAATACCTGTAAGCATATCCTTAAAAAACCCTATTAACCAATTCTTTCTAAAGGCCATACAAGCATGAGCTTTCTGGCAGTCTCCAGAAGGTGGATCCATAACATGGGGGCTACCACAGTAAAGGGTCAACACTCCAGGCAGAATGATTGTCATCTATTGGAGAGTGGGAAGAAAAGTCACTACTGGAATAACTGTAGCCTGGGCTCAAAATAGAGGTGATCCTTTAAGAATGtggatgttgttgttagttgcgaagtcgtgtctgacccatcgcaaccccatggacaatgatcctccaggccttcctgtcctctaccattccccggagtccatttaagcttgcaccgactgcttcagtgactccatccagccacctcattgaaTGTGGCTATCAGGTTGCTAAGGGCTTTaagtgctggtggtggtgggaagtgcagtccagtcacagccaatttatggagaCGTTggagcttttcaaggcaagaaacattcagaggtgatttgccactgctgGACTTAGTGTAGCAACTCTAGGCATCCTAGGTGGTCTTCCGGGCAATGAGACAgcgccatccaagtcagggcagagGTAAGATAATTACATGACAAGGGGTCAGACACACAGACTTGTAAAAATATACCTTTATTCCAGTAATTCAAAAACACACATCTTGGTTCCCAAATATTGCTGTAGTTAAAATTCACAGTGATAAGCCTCTTGTAATTTATCTTTGTAGCAGGTGTAGCAGCTGTTTGTGTTTTGATGGATGCAGCATCACTCTTTAGGACAGAAATGGAATATGAAAAAATGGGGAAACATCTGCAGGAGGAATAAGCACATCTCATGTTTGCATGTCCCGTTCAAATAAGGAAGTTATACTTGTTTACCAAAGGCAAAAGTGAGTCTCAGTAGCAATCATCTCAGTTTGACATTATTGAGAACACAGCCTGTGCTGGTGAGTCATGCAGTTGCATAGCTACCCTGTTTGTTCAATGGTTGCAATTAATTTGATTAACCTCAGTTCTTCAAATCAAAATGTAATACCCCCTCTCCCACAGCCCTCATCTCTGCCAACTGACGAATCATATCACCTTACTGTGATCTCATCTTTTTCCAGATCCCTACTGGTTAGAGTTACCAGATGTCAAGTCTGAAAGGGCTTCTTTTATTCCACAGGATACTATTAATTCAGCTTTCGCCACAATGCTGAGATGGGGGCGGGGGACCTGTACATAATGGAAATTTCCTTCTGCGTGAGTTTTAAGCAGCCTTCTCAGAGTTTGGACCTGACAGCCCTCCTCATCTAACTCACTATTTTTAATGTTAGTCTGTAAATTCCACCAGTTTTTCTACATAGGCTGCTCTATACATTCAAGGAGCTTAAAGGGGCTCATTTAAGTCCATTTAAGACTGAATACTGagaatgcaatgaatacattattGTGGGCTCCGTTGGCAATTACTTATTGAAAGTTATTAGCCTTTTTTCGACCTCAAATCCACTTGGAGTGTTACAACATGGAAGCCTCTTTTCCCTAGAGAGGATAAACATTATACCTGAAAGAATGTGATTTTCTTTCAGTTTAGCAGTCAAGTACCTTCAACCAGCCTGTGACTTCAGTTTCCAGGTTGAAATAACCCATTAATGGCCCCGCAAAATCAGGCTGTAAGGAAGACAGACACTTTAGAATTGAAATCCTTAAGTGTCCTGAAATTTGTGTCCTACAACAGCTTTGTTGTGCTCTGGGTCTCAACTCGTCAcacataattttattatttatttattagatttttatacgaCCCTCCAgtacggctcagggcagtatagAATTCAGCTGTTTGCTGCTTTGTGCTACATGAAGGAGGTGTGCTTGAACAAATCTGAAAAGTAAAATATgacccaaaaaaaacccaccttccAAGGATTACCCTGTTGCAGTACAGTTAAGATGGTGACCAATTGCTAGTCAGTTCGCCATCAAGAATACCTAAATGAGAATGCTTTCAATTCCAGCTGGGAATCATTCTGGTCCATTTCCCATTGAATTTAATGTTGGAGATAGGCATGAACTAGTTCTCTCACCTGTCCCAAATGGTAACATTTTGCAATATTCATATACGGTAGAATTAGAATTAAATATGCAACAGGATCTTGCACATTTCCTGCTATGCTTATCAGAATCCATCCATCTCAAGAAACATGAAATATGTCTTTTTCACGTGTTTCTTTCTTGATACTTTTTGAAGACTGAAAGATGAGGTCCAGTTATGTATAAAGCTGGGGAAACTGTGCATGGATTCTTAATTGTCTTCTAGAATATGGTATTTTCCTCCCCTACTCTTATTGCATAGCATGTACCTTAATATAAATTGGGTATATGTTCATCCATCTATTTTTCAACCACCCTTTTTTGAAGGAACTCAAgaggcatgctggcaggggctcatggtaattgtagtctgtggacatctgcagagccactgtttggcctcccctgcaccACACCATAGTGGCTCAACTCCTGGAAGTAAGTTAGGTTAGGACTACGGTTGCCAGCTGTGGCTGGGAAGATCCTGGACATGTAAGGAAAGCCTGGAGAGAAACTTCAGCAGTCTATCAGTTcatcctccacagcagccatattctccagagcaggggtagtcaaactgtggccctccagatgtccatggtctacaattcccatgagctcctgccagaattgtagtccttggacatctggagggccgcagtttgactacccctgctccagaggaactgatctctgtagttttgaGATCAGTtgaagttctgggagatctccagtttctacctggaggtaTCCAGCCCCCGCTAAGACATACATTTGCCAAGGATACCCAAGTGAACATCATAGTTGAATGGTTCTACTATCATGAAAGTTAGGGCTGGCAGGACCTGGAATGTGACAGGGATACAAGTGGAAATTCTTCAATGCAAGCATTTCAGGAAAGGTATGAAAACAAGCCTTACATATCCTTTTCATAAAGACACCAGCTTTTGATTTTggaacagatgatgaagaagaagagttgacttttatactccgcttttcattacccaaaggcatctcaaagtagctttcccttctcttcctctccccacaacagacgtacctgtgaggtacgtgaggttgagaaagctctgatagaactgctttgtgagaacagctctaacaggcggtgattagtccaaggtcacccagctggcttcatgtgaatgagcaggtaatcaaacccggctctgcaGATTAGTGGCTTCTACACTATCCTTAGCCGCTACACCAAGATAGAAGGATGTCCTTTTGCAGGTACAAAAGCCCACatagttaaaatttaaaaataaaataataatacaaaaaaaataaagTCTTTGGTGCCAACGTGCTGTCATCGTGTCCTAATAATGTTCTTCATTATGCGTAGGTCATCTTCCCAAGGTAATTAGCTGGCACATAGCCCCTTTGTCCTTTCGCTTCAGCCAACCACCACTCCTTATTGCCACTCAGGTCAGAAAACCGGAGGATCCGAACCCGCTGATATTCCTGAAGGCTCAGTTCCTGGTGACTCCTGGCCTGAAATGCATGAACTGCATAAAAGGTCTGTGGGAGGAGCAGAAGGAGAACAGGAGAAAATATATTTCTCTGCCTTAGTCACTTCACTGTGTGCTAAGCATCTCTAACCTCAAACACAGAACATTCATAGAAACCCAAGAACAAGCCCGAGAAACGGATCAGAATACAATGAACTTAGCCTGTTGACCAACTCTTTCACACCCTTTGGTGATTTCCTAGATCAGATGAACAGTGTGTAGAGAATGTATTCTGGCTGAAAAGTGATACAGCACGACATGGGACTGGGTTGCTATTGTACAAATCGGGAAATTTCAAACCCAGGAGCTTCAGATATGAACGTCCTCAATGGGCCTGAGATGACGAACATCTGAGGGAGGGGGTGCATATTTCAGGCTGCACGTTTTAGTGAGCCtgtcatctagaacaggggtagtcaacctgtggtcctccaggtgtctgtggactacaattcccatgagcccctgccagcaaaaaaaatctgctcatgggacttgtagtccatggacatctggaggaccacaggttgactaccccgatctAGAAGAGAATATGGCAGATGTGGAAAACCTCAACGCATGCAGCCCATGGTGCTGGTGTAGTGAAAGAAAGGTGTCAGCAGAAAAAGTGACTGTCCAGGGAAGTGGGAAAAGGTGCAAGAAGTAGGGGAAAtggctccttcctttctctttcagagagaccaggaaaaaaatgaaggGCGGGATTGTggctcctttcctctctccactgcAGACTTCCGACCTAAGGACTGTTAAGTCCCATGGGTCCTGTGACCCCAGGAATAAAATTTCCCAGTATCAGAAATGTCtgctggaggaagggggaaagccatCAAAACCAGAGATCTTTGCATGGCCCTCACACTGGATCCAACATGCTAAGAGTTGCTTACATAGAGTCTAGTCAACATAGATGTGCCACTTTATAACACTATATAATCTTAACCAGTCTTCTAGATTTGGACCCTGTCACCCTGTACTCTAAAGAGGACCAGTTTTATCTCCGATAAGAGAGAGAACACATTCTTACATGTTGGTCGTCCATTTCGTAAACACTGTCAGTCTCTGTGCCATTAACAGCAGACTTTTCACAAAGGCTGTTATAGGAAGAGCCACTGTCGCTTCTCTTATGTCCTGTCGTTTTGGTGCAGCCATTCTCCACTTGCCGGGAAGAGACAAAGAGGCTGATGTTATCAAAGTCTCCATCACACATACTGGCTTCCCCAGCATCCTTCTGCACCTTTGCTGGGTTATAGGGCTTCAAGAAGGAGGAATAAACATATCCTTTTGAAACTAGGtaaagagggggagaaaaggatTAGAATGATGGTGGGAGAATTATTTTGCAGTCACTTGATAAAAGCAGGAGCCCTTTACTGCAAGGTAAAAGGGAAActtctgccacccagaaatgcagcgtgaaaaaattaaattatgcaaatatactgattatcaaattattttattatctaaGAAACTTGCAATGCAATCTCACGCAGAGTGACTCAAATGGGGAGAGATGGGAATAACTCTGCACAGCTGGTCACACCAGAACCTTTTCGGTTCAATAGCAGCAAATTGTAGAAACTGTCATCCGTGCAAAATTTGGCGCTTATGGGGGCCTATGATGGCCCCCTATGAAGTCAGAGAGTTGGTACATTTAGCTCAGTGTCACAGCAGCTTTTGGGGGACTTGGAGACAAAAGTGTTTTTTCCAGCACTTATCACTCCCTTTTCACCATTGTTGCCATGGCTTGTACCTAAGATCTTGGGCTGGCCTAGTATGTGTTCTGAAGCCCTCTtaaaggagaaaggcagagttctTTTTGTGTGATGAGCCAAACAATGGCTAAGAGACATTGCAGTTCACAGTGCCTGTCTTCTGGCATAGTCtgcagagtccaatagcatc from the Paroedura picta isolate Pp20150507F chromosome 10, Ppicta_v3.0, whole genome shotgun sequence genome contains:
- the INTS12 gene encoding integrator complex subunit 12, whose translation is MATTMNLELDPIFLKALGFLHSKSKDSAEKLKALLDESLARGTDSSYRPSLKEVDQPKVSITKPVSVKQEPKAPSSLPLGNNNGKPIAAEKVKKEAEKRPADKIKLEISEGVDLPKKPRLEKPEARSSPVTVQISKDLAMPDLSSFEENSADDFAMEMGLACVVCRQMTVTSGNQFVECQECHNLYHQDCHKPQVTDKEVNDPRLVWYCARCIRQMKKMAQKTQKPSQKPAPAVVSVAPAVKDSLTKKPEIKLKLDTTTTFLAFKRTEVKTSAAVSGNNSNASVSSSTSGLTGWAAFAAKTSSAGPSTTKIGSTAQSTSGKPTAASNNQKPVGLSGLATAKVGLGSKITSPSSSTAPVQLKPLPPLTLGKTGLCRSVSSDNVSKVGLLNSSSSAPSSSSSSSSQTASGIGSGGTAAGSSGSSTSKSSTESGGPLPSVKGPTSQESQLNAMKRLQMVKKKAAQRKLKK